The following DNA comes from Thermoanaerobaculum aquaticum.
ACGTCCATGACCTTTCGGAAGTGGCGTGGAAGGCGTTGGCCAACATTGACCCCCAGCGCGATTTCGAGTTTGTGCTGGGGCCGGCAGAAACCCTGGACCACGCCTCGCGAGCGCCCTGGTGGGGCAGCAAGGTGGGCATTGACGCCACCCGCAAATGGCCCTCCGAGGGCTTCACCCGCCCCTGGCCCGACGAAATCATCATGAGCCCGGAAGTGAAGAAAAAAATTGACGCTATTTGGCATGAACTTGGGCTTCAGGAGGCCTCATGAGCTTTCCACCGCGTTGCGATCTTCAGCTTCCCGGGTGGGGGTTGTTTTGGGCGGAAATGGTGGCTACGGGGGAGGGGAGTGAGGCGCTGGCGCAGCTGCGCCGGGAGGTGGCGCGGCGGGTGCGGGAATCTCACCGGTTGGAGGAGCTGCCCGACCACCCCACGGTGGCGGCGGTGCGCAAGCTGTTCCGGCAGGCGGGCTGCGATCCCACGCGCTGGCGCCCGTCTTCCGAGGCTTTGGTGCGACGGGTGCTGAAAGGCGAAGAGCTGCCGGCCATTTCCCCTTTGGTGGATATCAACAACTGCTTGTCCCTGGAGCTTTTGGTGCCCGCTTGTGTGATGGCGGCAGGTACCGTACAGGGGCCCCTTACGTTTCGTGCAGGACGCGCTGGGGAGACCATGCTTTCCCTTCGGGGCCCTGTGAGCTTGGAGGGGAAGCCGCTTTTAGCTGACGATCTTGGCCCTTTTAGCACACCCATTACCGATTCCCAACGGGTGAAGGTCACCGCCGATACCCGAGAGGCTTGGCTGGTGGTCTACCTCTCCCAGGGCGTGGTGAGCGGGGATTGCGTCCGCCAGGCGCTTGAACTTCTCCTTTCCGAGGCTCC
Coding sequences within:
- a CDS encoding B3/B4 domain-containing protein translates to MSFPPRCDLQLPGWGLFWAEMVATGEGSEALAQLRREVARRVRESHRLEELPDHPTVAAVRKLFRQAGCDPTRWRPSSEALVRRVLKGEELPAISPLVDINNCLSLELLVPACVMAAGTVQGPLTFRAGRAGETMLSLRGPVSLEGKPLLADDLGPFSTPITDSQRVKVTADTREAWLVVYLSQGVVSGDCVRQALELLLSEAPVARVLATALVP